From the genome of Podospora pseudoanserina strain CBS 124.78 chromosome 7 map unlocalized CBS124.78p_7.2, whole genome shotgun sequence, one region includes:
- the AVO1 gene encoding Component of a membrane-bound complex containing the Tor2p kinase (COG:T; EggNog:ENOG503NVQ5) translates to MSVIQVEDLVLYQLRTSYLNDIADGVGERLFTLNENFLNSAPFKSAGWRPNPALIKRTHSPPIPTAIASEYFQAPKAAGLTLEDEGEENGLFPGGVPETLGPSLATKRRRRREQMEEDDSSDLSDESDDEPDQRAAQQIKFAKMPVRNRSGSSPLQSSNLRQMTTVSPARPVPRRGSQSALETVKERARRDTVTSSEVSSENEFESSGYHRHREAARQAAARAAKLSVKLTEPTEGIKRQGSELLEEEAESDSDASDMSSAFIESIDSASILEAVKNPMNASLREQVVGTPPREFTRRMTIRKSAMPLPLHLPVGDLPPPRPLSTIRPISMIQPKSLLSAALKAKKTKPTLPFDGFASLSGQGDPNPIMLRIYAPFSKQPSKPFEVLIRRTVHEGEGGDRAVTVADLIGLSLWRYNEEKLEPPLPSDKLNVNWWTLRMVEEDGEVDDDFPPLERKKQLTSFTTANNRAGRARSASKVYDIFALSQASQDEFEENQRVTPQFEQEAGGEDEDKDLTPKGTPRPEAVLGAPAPPRENPVLNTGYKAGTMFADVPQSTQPTAPASRGEKRLLRIHIHSSDAAPGQMLTLDVSTETWLAEVLDTACRKRQLDKANHVLKVPNTGTVVMLDRTVASLGNITELDLYRRRFATDGPLTMTGSPSSSSPRPVLFSDNSSWTKAKKSKLLGTHPLAKEVLKQDELGLSTQVRKYTVWRKQPMRLLSEKLFAIDSEHVHIMPASGTKSGDLDSKMTSIHFSNVVGCKVSRKHPTNFKLVVYKSTESKRYDFVTSSPESAAEIVQELKKGISPYREV, encoded by the exons ATGTCTGTCATTCAAGTCGAAGA TTTGGTCTTGTACCAACTCCGAACCAGCTACTTGAATGATATCGCTGATGGAGTTGGCGAGCGTCTTTTCACTTTGAACGAGAACTTCCTCAATTCAGCACCTTTCAAATCGGCAGGATGGCGCCCAAATCCCGCTCTCATCAAGAGGACTCATTCGCCTCCGATTCCAACGGCCATTGCTTCCGAGTATTTCCAGGCCCCCAAGGCGGCTGGACTAACGCTGGAAGATGAGGGCGAAGAAAATGGCTTGTTTCCAGGTGGTGTTCCGGAGACACTTGGGCCAAGTCTAGCGACGAaacggcggcgccggcgtgAGCAaatggaggaagatgacagcAGCGATCTTAGCGATGAAAGCGACGATGAGCCTGATCAACGTGCTGCTCAGCAGATAAAATTTGCGAAGATGCCTGTGCGCAACCGATCAGGTTCCTCTCCTCTGCAATCATCCAACCTACGGCAGATGACCACCGTTTCACCTGCTCGCCCTGTCCCAAGGAGAGGCTCGCAGTCCGCTCTCGAAACTGTCAAAGAACGGGCTAGACGCGACACGGTGACGAGTAGTGAGGTCTCTTCAGAGAATGAATTTGAGTCATCAGGTTATCACAGGCACAGGGAAGCCGCCCGACAAGCGGCAGCTAGAGCCGCCAAGCTGTCGGTCAAGCTCACCGAGCCCACCGAGGGCATCAAGAGACAGGGAAGTGAACTTctcgaggaagaggcggagTCCGATTCTGATGCCTCGGATATGTCTTCGGCTTTCATTGAGAGCATCGACTCAGCATCCATTTTGGAGGCTGTGAAGAACCCTATGAACGCTTCACTTCGGGAACAGGTTGTGGGCACACCACCCAGGGAGTTCACGCGAAGGATGACGATACGGAAGTCGGCAATGCCCTTGCCTCTACACTTACCGGTGGGCGatctaccaccaccccgtccGTTGAGCACAATTCGGCCCATCAGCATGATCCAGCCGAAGAGTTTGTTATCCGCAGCTCTGAAAGCCAAGAAGACGAAGCCAACCCTGCCGTTCGATGGATTTGCCTCGCTTTCTGGTCAGGGAGACCCGAATCCCATCATGCTGCGCATTTATGCCCCATTTTCGAAGCAGCCCTCAAAACCATTCGAGGTTCTTATTCGGCGGACGGTTCatgagggagaaggcggcgaccGAGCCGTAACGGTTGCCGACCTAATTGGTTTGAGCTTGTGGCGATATAACGAAGAAAAGCTGGAGCCACCACTTCCTAGCGACAAGCTCAATGTGAACTGGTGGACTTTACGAatggttgaggaagatggcgaagTCGATGATGACTTCCCACCCTTGGAGCGCAAAAAGCAGCTCACCTCATTCACAACAGCGAACAACAGGGCCGGAAGAGCCCGTTCAGCTTCCAAAGTCTACGACATTTTTGCTTTGTCGCAAGCTTCACAGGATGAATTTGAAGAGAACCAGCGGGTGACACCGCAGTTCGAGCAAGAAGCCGGcggcgaagacgaggacaagGACCTTACTCCCAAGGGCACGCCCCGACCCGAGGCCGTCTTGGGTGCTCCCGCGCCGCCTAGAGAGAACCCCGTCCTCAACACGGGATACAAGGCAGGCACCATGTTTGCCGATGTGCCTCAATCTACCCAGCCTACCGCACCTGCGTCCCGCGGTGAGAAGAGGCTCCTTCGCATTCACATTCACTCGTCAGATGCTGCACCAGGGCAGATGCTCACACTCGACGTCAGCACCGAAACGTGGTTAGCCGAAGTTCTGGACACGGCGTGTAGAAAACGCCAGCTAGACAAGGCCAATCATGTGTTGAAGGTTCCGAATACCGGCACCGTGGTGATGCTTGACCGAACGGTCGCTTCGTTGGGCAATATCACAGAATTAGATCTGTACCGTCGGCGCTTTGCCACAGACGGGCCGCTCACCATGACGGGTTCGCCAAGCAGCTCGTCACCTAGGCCGGTTCTGTTTTCTGATAACTCCAGCTGGACCAAGGCGAAGAAATCCAAGCTTTTGGGTACCCATCCATTGGCAAAGGAGGTCCTGAAGCAGGATGAACTTGGACTCAGCACCCAGGTCAGAAAGTACACAGTTTGGCGGAAGCAGCCGATGCGGTTGCTGTCAGAGAAGCTGTTTGCCATTGACAGTGAGCATGTCCACATCATGCCAGCCTCTGGCACCAAGAGCGGGGATCTCGATTCCAAGATGACATCCATCCACTTCAGCAATGTGGTGGGCTGCAAGGTTTCACGCAAGCACCCGACCAATTTCAAG CTCGTGGTGTACAAGTCTACCGAGAGCAAGAGGTACGACTTTGTGACCAGCAGCCCGGAATCCGCGGCAG
- a CDS encoding uncharacterized protein (EggNog:ENOG503NYXH; COG:S) — protein MGLVDYSDSDSDAELPQPQAQKPASVPAASAANNKKPFQKLVGGSGKIVVNLPTTSAAGKTADNDEPPAKRAKTTTGGSRFGNFGSFLPPPKKTTAIAASSDSSARQPGSAPAPRVNLRTGTEPAFVRGGDDGYGDSSSTSGNGGLNLPAPKKSSGPSIPEGQKPESEVKLVGKPLMFKPLSVARKKTGPNAKKKTTPTATVAKTEVPARVSTPTEAVITDPPVPPSPQKKHVSLFSVDDDEDAPPPVPTATTTTGAYEPLFTVPEPSPTLQHAHDVTAPYPVETIQPSNPVPDAFAGLSKAARRELFGRSDQVPTNMINFNMEAEYNSNEALRQSGEQQVYNPIRSIAPGKHSLRQVVNMAQNNQSALEDSFAKGKQNKSDAAGRYGWK, from the coding sequence ATGGGCTTGGTAGACTACTCAGACTCGGATTCCGATGCCGAACTTCCACAACCACAGGCACAGAAACCAGCGTCTGTCCCGGCAGCCAGCGCCGCAAACAATAAGAAGCCATTTCAGAAACTTGTCGGAGGCTCAGGCAAGATCGTTGTCAACTTACCGACCACGAGCGCGGCAGGCAAGACAGCCGACAATGACGAGCCACCCGCGAAACGCGCCAAAACGACGACCGGCGGAAGTCGATTCGGCAATTTTGGCTCTTTCTTACCACCACCGAAGAAGACAACTGCCATCGCTGCATCATCCGATTCCTCTGCGAGGCAGCCAGGCTCAGCGCCGGCACCAAGGGTGAACTTGAGGACAGGCACGGAACCAGCTTTTGtaagaggaggagacgacGGCTATGGCGATAGCTCATCGACATCAGGAAACGGtggcctcaacctcccagcTCCCAAAAAGAGCTCTGGCCCATCAATACCCGAGGGTCAGAAACCAGAATCGGAGGTCAAGCTGGTGGGGAAGCCGCTCATGTTCAAGCCGCTTTCAGttgcgaggaagaagactgGACCGAACGCCAAAAAGAAGACGACACCAACAGCGACAGTAGCGAAGACTGAGGTTCCAGCGCGAGTGTCGACACCGACAGAAGCAGTGATCACAGACCCGCCAGTACCCCCGAGTCCGCAAAAGAAACATGTCTCCCTGTTCTctgtcgacgacgacgaagatgctcctccacctgtcCCCACggccacaacaaccacgggCGCCTACGAGCCTTTATTCACAGTCCCAGAACCCTCTCCTACCTTACAACACGCACATGATGTCACAGCGCCTTACCCTGTAGAAACAATCCAACCTTCAAACCCGGTACCGGACGCGTTTGCCGGCCTTTCCAAGGCAGCCCGCCGTGAGCTTTTTGGTCGCTCGGACCAAGTACCGACCAACATGATAAACTTCAACATGGAAGCCGAATACAACTCCAACGAAGCCCTCAGACAGTCGGGTGAGCAGCAGGTTTACAATCCGATCAGATCGATTGCTCCAGGCAAGCACAGCTTGAGACAGGTGGTCAACATGGCCCAGAACAACCAGAGTGCCCTGGAGGATAGCTTTGCCAAAGGCAAGCAGAACAAAAGTGACGCTGCAGGGAGATATGGATGGAAGTGA